In one Yarrowia lipolytica chromosome 1A, complete sequence genomic region, the following are encoded:
- a CDS encoding uncharacterized protein (Compare to YALI0A12683g, some similarities with uniprot|Q9UST8 Schizosaccharomyces pombe Ribonuclease H) produces the protein MSDSPDFVRPQDVRLASLSHAQLLVQLEEKTRELAQVKEELASTKNLTRYEDLMKNFRSLSAETPEKIRITPTTAEPESTKLWYVFEDQVFDNWDMAVRGARSVESIVTVYSFSQAVNVIRQCGYDHYVPRYRQDSSYVNGAGQKLYRVYVDGAYARNGQGGPQAGVGVWFGRCNPMNVSEPLAGPIQTSQRAVLAAILKAYEAIATMNNGLQYEIYTESTYAIDCLTKWHQMWQNNGWVNSDGDPVSNKDLIESILAIKESGSCANVSLRVSRGI, from the coding sequence ATGTCGGACTCCCCCGACTTTGTCAGACCACAAGACGTCCGTTTGGCCTCGCTCTCCCACGCCCAGCTTCTAGTCCAACTagaagagaagacaagGGAGCTAGCTCaggtgaaggaggagctcgcCAGCACAAAGAATCTGACGAGATATGAAGATTTGATGAAGAACTTTCGATCTCTATCAGCTGAAACGCCGGAGAAGATCAGAATCACGCCCACAACCGCAGAACCCGAAAGCACCAAGTTGTGGTATGTTTTCGAGGATCAAGTTTTCGACAACTGGGATATGGCTGTTCGTGGCGCCCGAAGCGTCGAGAGTATCGTCACTGTGTACTCTTTTAGTCAAGCCGTGAACGTGATTCGCCAATGCGGCTATGATCATTACGTCCCCAGATACCGTCAAGACTCGAGCTATGTGAATGGGGCAGGTCAGAAGCTGTACCGGGTCTATGTCGATGGAGCATATGCTCGAAATGGCCAGGGAGGGCCCCAAGCGGGCGTCGGGGTGTGGTTTGGCCGTTGCAACCCCATGAACGTCTCTGAGCCTCTGGCGGGACCCATTCAGACGAGCCAGAGAGCCGTGCTGGCGGCGATCCTGAAGGCATATGAGGCGATTGCAACAATGAACAATGGCCTTCAATATGAGATTTACACCGAGTCAACTTACGCCATTGACTGTCTCACCAAGTGGCATCAGATGTGGCAAAACAACGGCTGGGTCAACTCCGACGGAGACCCCGTGAGCAACAAGGACTTGATCGAAAGCATTCTCGCCATCAAAGAGAGCGGGTCTTGTGCCAACGTTTCTCTAAGGGTTAGCAGGGGTATTTAA
- a CDS encoding uncharacterized protein (Truncated form of YALI0A12705g, similar to uniprot|Q9UST8 Schizosaccharomyces pombe Ribonuclease H) yields the protein MATAVESTNDSTREPKAEALCRRIWKATGGGSSYGGGLQLTATSSARVPVYTDGACHNNQGSNARAGVGVYFGPGHPDNVSRPVQGSRQTNQRAELEAIHDAVETIHRRNDGTNYEVKTDSAYAQNAFNKWGSNWQQNNWTTSKNEPVQHRDLIEPTLNRLNDLGDRVEISKVKGHSGNPGNDAADKLAGKGARGW from the coding sequence ATGGCTACAGCGGTGGAGTCCACCAACGATTCGACACGCGAGCCGAAAGCCGAAGCCCTTTGCCGGCGGATCTGGAAGGCTACGGGCGGCGGCTCCAGCTACGGCGGCGGGCTCCAGCTTACAGCCACCAGCAGTGCCAGAGTGCCCGTGTACACCGACGGAGCCTGTCACAACAACCAGGGCTCCAATGCTCGCGCTGGTGTTGGAGTGTACTTTGGACCTGGTCATCCCGACAACGTGAGTCGACCTGTGCAAGGATCGCGACAGACCAACCAGCGGGCTGAGTTGGAGGCTATCCACGACGCTGTCGAAACCATCCACCGGCGAAACGACGGCACCAATTACGAGGTCAAGACGGACTCAGCTTACGCGCAGAATGCCTTTAACAAGTGGGGCAGCAACTGGCAGCAAAACAATTGGaccacctccaagaacGAGCCTGTCCAGCACCGAGATTTGATTGAGCCCACCCTCAATCGACTCAACGATCTGGGAGACCGTGTCGAGAtctccaaggtcaagggTCATTCCGGCAACCCAGGCAATGACGCTGCCGATAAGTTGGCCGGCAAAGGTGCTAGAGGCTGGTAA
- a CDS encoding uncharacterized protein (Compare to YALI0A12617g, no similarity, similar to Saccharomyces cerevisiae CUE2 (YKL090W); ancestral locus Anc_2.494), whose amino-acid sequence MDPPDIDWLCARYPSLSEAIVTAVCSEYDTEQEAVRQLSSINPDVHFDYNENDDNDENEIVGAAEVDEIELVPPDEDITDFEKRLTSLIMSHETKNTKPVPKGPARMNYNYSKSPKKQNAQLSQKKQNAQLSQKKQNAQLSQKKQNAQLSPRNFYNQPAVPTSPQKSYVALSTRNNFSKEISDISELLGLPFEKVERVYHWKQIKACPQRTILELIITAKTHPPTAADMVVIENTNIVFQTIPWPVVVRLCLFVQGNGEKAFQVAEKIADFEAWDSLIIPEVEGIEQPAIESPDAEEPQPTEFTRVGDKASTEKVKASMSLSQQSQQYNDLQQLAKTNLLNTTDPALRHEFQKTYNELKDKNHTVKQRIAKLTEPRNETPWYTDLHGLYVPEAMQVAKVKVNSWWEVEKDKAVKDIRPLTLNTGLGSHSPGGFSKIKVALSKWLTIDGWIHEVHKGHIQVVRR is encoded by the coding sequence ATGGACCCACCGGACATTGACTGGCTCTGTGCACGGTATCCCAGTCTCAGCGAGGCGATTGTAACTGCCGTTTGTTCGGAATACGACACGGAACAGGAGGCGGTGCGGCAGTTGAGCAGTATCAACCCTGATGTCCACTTTGACTATAACGAGAACGACGACAACGATGAGAATGAGATAGTTGGGGCCGCCGAAGTCGACGAAATCGAGCTTGTGCCTCCCGACGAGGACATCACTGACTTTGAGAAGCGGCTAACATCCCTCATTATGTCACATGaaaccaaaaacaccaagCCTGTGCCAAAGGGTCCGGCTCGAATGAACTACAATTACAGCAAGAGTCCTAAGAAACAGAATGCTCAGCTTTCtcagaagaaacagaatgCCCAACTTTCtcagaagaaacagaatgCCCAACTTTCtcagaagaaacagaatgCCCAGCTTTCTCCGAGGAACTTCTATAACCAGCCAGCAGTCCCAACGTCTCCCCAAAAGTCCTACGTTGCACTATCTACGCGCAACAACTTTTCCAAGGAGATTTCGGACATATCTGAGCTGCTTGGGTTGCCTTTTGAAAAGGTCGAACGAGTCTATCACTGGAAACAGATCAAAGCGTGTCCCCAGCGAACGATTCTGGAGCTCATTATCACCGCTAAAACACACCCTCCTACCGCAGCCGACATGGTAGTGATTGAAAACACGAATATCGTTTTCCAGACTATTCCCTGGCCAGTCGTTGTGcggttgtgtttgtttgttcAAGGTAATGGAGAAAAGGCGTTCCAGGTTGCCGAAAAAATTGCCGATTTCGAAGCGTGGGACTCCCTCATCATTCCTGAGGTGGAGGGCATTGAGCAGCCAGCTATTGAAAGTCCCGATGCGGAAGAACCGCAACCTACAGAATTCACACGAGTGGGAGACAAGGCTAGTACGGAGAAGGTGAAGGCTTCCATGTCGCTGTCCCAGCAGTCACAGCAATACAACGACCTGCAACAGCTGGCTAAAACAAATCTCTTGAATACTACTGACCCTGCTCTACGACACGAGTTCCAAAAGACATacaacgagctcaaggacaagaatCACACCGTCAAGCAACGTATTGCCAAGCTCACAGAGCCACGTAATGAGACGCCGTGGTACACGGACTTGCACGGGTTGTATGTTCCTGAAGCCATGCAAGTGGCTAAGGTGAAGGTTAACAGTTGgtgggaggtggagaaagaCAAGGCAGTAAAGGACATCCGACCGCTGACGTTGAATACGGGTCTGGGTTCTCATTCGCCAGGAGGTTTCTCCAAGATTAAGGTCGCGTTGTCAAAGTGGTTGACCATTGACGGATGGATCCATGAGGTTCATAAGGGCCATATTCAGGTTGTGAGGAGGTAG
- a CDS encoding uncharacterized protein (Compare to YALI0A12573g, weakly similar to uniprot|P08540 Kluyveromyces lactis Potential acid phosphatase) — protein sequence MKFSTFTVIVAAALFTSAEAKKNKHQPAMTTISPNLVEIAAAQSTAVSNQFTAPVVPGCAFDKYYQIWLENTDYDKAFEQEDMAWLRGQGITLTNYWSLTHPSEPNYVAAVGGDYFGINNDDFFRIPDNVFTIADLLDTKGISWGEYQEHQPYTGFQGMNFSRQSDFAPDYVRKHNPLVHYDSVVNVPERLGNLKNFTEFNKDFSNAQIPQWAFITPNMTNDAHDTDIEFAGKWTRGFLEPLLANKEFMDKNLIIVTFDENETYRLENKVLAVLLGGAVPKELQGTSDDTYYSHYSNLATVQANWQLPHLGRGDALANPFKFVADQLNISVVDYDTTGQFNNQSVVGYFNDERVPIPAPNASAIGVVGNTIYQKIADIWGGEVPKVATPSTCPTKIVEESAISFNNETESATPSNNAAESADVQSTSIEGQYVTISSNCSTSANATLQSVAVSTKSIATATVVDGEYVTVYVTDCPVTTVDSNGDITTRVVQSTVTETVCPKCTKIETKESSKESPKESPKATSVQTPKETPKGSPKAVETPKESPKTTSAPQTPKESPKAAETPKASSKENDSTVTINKTVTKTQSAATTMVPSKSAPAQAPKSETTPAQANGAAKAVVGAAAVIPALMALF from the coding sequence ATGAAGTTTTCAACCTTCACTGTGATCGTGGCTGCCGCCCTCTTCACCTctgccgaggccaagaagaacaaaCACCAGCCCGCAATGACCACCATCTCCCCCAATCTGGTGGagattgctgctgcccAGTCCACCGCCGTCTCCAACCAGTTCACCGCCCCTGTTGTTCCCGGATGTGCGTTCGACAAGTACTACCAGATCTGGCTGGAGAACACCGACTACGACAAGGCGTTTGAGCAGGAGGATATGGCTTGGCTCCGGGGCCAGGGCATCACTCTGACCAACTACTGGTCCCTCACCCACCCTTCCGAGCCCAACTACGTCGCGGCTGTTGGCGGTGACTACTTTGGCATCAATAACGACGACTTCTTCCGAATCCCCGACAATGTCTTCACTATTGCCGACCTGCTCGATACCAAGGGCATCTCCTGGGGAGAGTACCAGGAGCACCAGCCCTACACCGGTTTCCAGGGCATGAACTTCTCTCGACAGAGCGACTTTGCCCCCGACTACGTGCGAAAGCACAACCCCCTGGTCCACTACGACTCCGTGGTCAACGTTCCCGAGCGACTCGGCAACCTCAAGAACTTCACCGagttcaacaaggactTTTCCAACGCCCAGATCCCCCAGTGGGCCTTCATCACCCCCAATATGACCAACGATGCCCACGATACCGATATTGAATTCGCTGGCAAGTGGACCCGGGGCTTCCTCGAGCCCCTGCTGGCTAACAAGGAGTTCATGGACAAGAACCTGATCATCGTCACCTTTGACGAGAACGAAACCTACCGTCTGGAGAACAAGGTCCTGGcagttcttcttggtggagCTGTCCCCAAGGAGCTCCAGGGCACCTCCGACGACACCTACTACTCGCACTACTCCAACCTGGCCACCGTCCAGGCCAACTGGCAACTTCCCCATCTCGGACGAGGCGACGCGCTTGCCAACCCCTTCAAGTTTGTTGCCGACCAGCTCAACATTTCCGTCGTCGACTACGATACTACTGGCCAGTTCAACAACCAGTCTGTTGTCGGCTACTTCAACGACGAGCGAGTACCCATCCCCGCCCCCAACGCCTCCGCCATTGGAGTGGTTGGAAACACCATTTACCAGAAGATTGCCGACATTTGGGGCGGCGAGGTCCCCAAGGTGGCCACCCCCTCCACTTGTCCCaccaagattgtcgaggAGTCTGCCATCTCTTTTAACAACGAGACCGAGTCTGCCACCCCCTCCAACAATGCGGCCGAGTCTGCTGATGTCCAGTCCACCTCTATCGAGGGCCAGTACGTCACTATCTCCTCCAACTGTTCTACTTCCGCTAACGCTACTCTTCAGTCTGTTGCCGTTTCTACCAAGTCCATCGCCACCGCTACCGTTGTTGATGGCGAGTACGTGACCGTTTACGTCACTGACTGTCCCGTTACCACCGTCGATTCCAATGGAGACATTACCACTCGGGTTGTTCAGTCCACCGTCACCGAGACCGTTTGTCCCAAGTGCACTAAGATCGAGACTAAGGAGTCTTCTAAGGAGTCCCCCAAGGAGTCTCCTAAGGCCACCTCTGTTCAGACCCCCAAGGAGACCCCCAAGGGATCCCCCAAGGCTGTTGAGACCCCGAAGGAGTCTCCTAAGACCACTTCTGCCCCTCAGACCCCCAAGGAGTCCCCCAAGGCTGCCGAGACCCCCAAGGCTTCCTCCAAGGAGAACGATTCTACCGTGACAATCAACAAGACCGTGACCAAGACCCAGTCCGCAGCTACCACCATGGTGCCCAGCAAGTCGGCTCCTGCCCAGGCCCCCAAGAGCGAGACTACTCCTGCCCAGGCCAACGGCGCTGCCAaggctgttgttggagctgctgctgtcatTCCCGCCCTTATGGCTCTGTTCTAA